Proteins from one Melospiza melodia melodia isolate bMelMel2 chromosome 18, bMelMel2.pri, whole genome shotgun sequence genomic window:
- the ARL6IP1 gene encoding ADP-ribosylation factor-like protein 6-interacting protein 1, producing the protein MAEGDNNSVYQLAAETASLEEQLQGWGEVILMTDKVLRWERAWFPLALMSVVSFSFLMIYYLDPSVLSGVSCLVMFLCLADYLVPALAPRIFGSNKWTTEQQQRFHEICGNLVKCRRRIVGWWKRLFTLKEEKPKMYFMTMVFTLAVVAWIGQQVHNLFLTYLIVSFLLLFPGLNQHGIITKYIGMAKREINKLLKHKEKKNE; encoded by the exons ATGGCGGAGGGGGACAACAACAGCGTCTACCAGCTG GCAGCTGAAACTGCAAGCTTGGAAGAGCAGTTGCAAGGATGGGGAGAAGTGATTCTGATGACAGATAAAGTTCTGCGCTGGGAGCGAGCCTGGTTTCCCCTGGCACTGATGAGTGttgtttccttctccttcct GATGATCTACTATTTGGACCCTTCAGTTCTCTCAGGTGTCTCCTGTTTGGTCATGTTCCTCTGTTTGGCTGATTACCTGGTTCCTGCTCTTGCTCCTCGGATCTTTGGCTCTAATAAGTG GACCacggagcagcagcagaggtttCACGAGATTTGTGGCAATTTGGTGAAGTGTCGCCGCCGGATTGTTGGCTGGTGGAAGCGTCTCTTCACTCTGAAGGAAGAAAAGCCTAAAATG TACTTCATGACCATGGTCTTCACTCTTGCTGTGGTTGCCTGGATTGGACAGCAGGTTCACAATCTTTTTCTGACCTATCTTATTG TAAGCTTCTTGTTGCTGTTTCCTGGACTAAACCAGCATGGGATCATCACAAAGTACATTGGAATGGCAAAAAGGGAGATCAACAAACTTCTCaagcacaaggaaaagaaaaatgaatga
- the RPS15A gene encoding small ribosomal subunit protein uS8, translating into MVRMNVLADALKSINNAEKRGKRQVLIRPCSKVIVRFLTVMMKHGYIGEFEIIDDHRAGKIVVNLTGRLNKCGVISPRFDVQLKDLEKWQNNLLPSRQFGYIVLTTSAGIMDHEEARRKHTGGKILGFFF; encoded by the exons ATGGTGCGGATGAACGTGCTGGCCGATGCTCTCAAAAGCATCAACAACGCAGAGAAGCGCGGCAAGCGCCAGGTGCTCATCCGGCCGTGCTCCAAGGTGATCGTCCGCTTCCTCACCGTCATGATGAAGCACG GTTACATTGGTGAATTCGAGATAATTGATGATCACAGAGCTGGGAAGATTGTTGTCAACCTCACAGGCAGACTCAACAAG TGTGGTGTAATCAGTCCCAGATTTGATGTGCAGCTGAAGGATTTGGAAAAGTGGCAGAACAACCTGCTGCCTTCCCGTCAGTTTGG GTATATTGTCCTGACAACCTCAGCTGGCATCATGGACCATGAGGAGGCGAGACGAAAACACACAGGAGGCAAAATCCTGGGATTCTTTTTCTAA